In Candidatus Hydrogenedentota bacterium, one DNA window encodes the following:
- a CDS encoding prepilin-type N-terminal cleavage/methylation domain-containing protein, translating to MRRRGFTLIELLVVIAIIGILAAILLPALARAREAA from the coding sequence ATGAGAAGACGTGGGTTTACCTTGATAGAATTACTTGTTGTTATAGCCATTATCGGTATTCTTGCAGCCATCTTGCTTCCGGCTCTGGCTCGCGCACGAGAGGCGGC